Below is a window of Cytobacillus firmus DNA.
GCCTTTTGCATTCTCTCTTTTACCCGGTCATTAGGATATTTGAATAAGCTGAACAGCTTGTCTTCATCCAAATCAAGCAAAATAGAGCCATGCTGAAGGATTACACCTTTTTGTCTTGTTTGTGCACTCCCTGCTACTTTACGGCCTTCTACAACAAGTTCATACCAGCTTGGGGCATCAAAACAAACAGCAGATCTTGGATTTTTTAGAGAGTCCCTTTCTTCAGCCGTCTTTGGTACAGCAAAATAAGCTTCCATCCCCAGAGCGTGAAAACCTTTTAGAATTCCTTCAGAAATGACTCTGTATGCTTCAGTTACTGTACTTGGCATATCCGGATGGGCTTCAGGAACGATAACACTGTATGTGAGTTCATGTTCGTGCAGCACCCCTCTTCCGCCTGTTGGTCTGCGGACAAATCCCAGGCCATGCTGCTTCACTGCTTCCATATCTATTTCTTTTTCAACCTTTTGGAAGTATCCAATTGAAAGAGTTGCGGGATTCCAGCCGTAAAACCGGATTACAGGTGGCATCTTCCCCTCACTGTTCCAATCAAGCAAGGCTTCATCCAAAGCCATATTAAAAGAAGGCGAACCTTCTCCTGAATCGATAAACCGCCAAACTTCTTTAGTCATATGTAACCCTCATTTTCAATTTCTTTAACTGGTCATTTGCGGTTATTAGTCTAACAAAATTCCAATGAAATTTAAAGCAAGTTGAATTTCCAGAACAAATTTACCTGATTTCCTTTACTCCAATCAGCAAAGACTTATATAATATTAGTTGGCTTACCTATGCGTGAAAGGAGAAAGACATATTGGAAACACTTTATTTCATTCTTATCATTTTGGGTGCAATCATTACCTATTCTGTCATAACATGGTTTTATCAGCGCCGAATTGTTAAAACGCTTACTGAAGACCAGTTTAGAGAAGGCTATAGAAAAGCCCAGTTAATCGATGTTCGCGAACCAAATGAATTTGAAAACGGCCATATTTTAGGTGCACGCAATATACCGCTTTCACAAATGAAAATGCGCATGAAAGAATTGCGTCCGGACAAGCCAGTCTACTTATATTGCCAGAGCGGCATGAGAAGTGCGAGAGCTGCCCAGTTTTTGCACCGTAAAGGCTATAAAGACCTTTCACACCTGCAGGGCGGGTTTAAAAAATGGTCCGGAAAAGTGAAGGCGAAAAAATAATAGTGTTATTTGAAAAGGCCCCGTCAGTTTGACGGGGCCTCTTGTTTATTATTGTTTTTGGTAACGAAGAACCGGCTTTCTTGCAGCCATGGTTTCATCCAGACGGCCAATCACTGTTGTATGAGGTGCTTCCTGAACAATCTCAGGGTTTTCCTCAGCTTCTTTTGCAATTTGAATCATCGCGTCAACAAAAGCGTCCAGGGTTTCTTTGGATTCTGTTTCTGTCGGCTCAATCATGATGCACTCTTCCACGTTAAGAGGGAAGTAGATGGTTGGCGGATGATAGCCAAAGTCAAGAAGGCGCTTGGCAATATCCAAAGTACGCACGCCAAGCTTCTTCTGGCGCTTGCCGCTTAAAACGAATTCATGCTTGCAATGTCTGTCAAATGGCAGGTCAAAGAATGGCTCAAGCCTTCTCATCATATAGTTTGCGTTTAGTACCGCATTTTCCGTAACTGCCTTCAGGCCATCCGGCCCCATAGTACGGATATAAGTATAAGCCCGGACATTGATGCCGAAGTTTCCATAATACGGCTTCACGCGGCCGATTGATTGCGGGCGGTCATAATCAAATTCATACTGGTCACCATTCTTAACTAAAACAGGCTTCGGAAGGTATGGGATCAGATCCGCTTTTACGCCGACAGGGCCAGATCCCGGTCCGCCGCCCCCATGCGGTCCTGTAAATGTTTTATGAAGATTAAGGTGAACAACATCAAATCCCATGTCTCCAGGGCGTGCCTTTGAAAGTACAGCATTCAGGTTAGCTCCATCATAGTAAAGCTTTCCGCCGGCACTGTGAACAATCTCTGCCATTTCAAGAATGTTTTCTTCAAACAACCCTAATGTGTTCGGGTTAGTCAGCATAAGAGCAGCAGTATCCTCGCCAACCACTCTTCTCAGGTCCTCTAAATCCACCAACCCATTTTCATCCGATTTAACCGTTACTGTTTCAAAGCCTGCAACTGTTGCGGATGCCGGATTTGTTCCGTGGGCAGAGTCAGGAACGACAACTTTAGTGCGTTTGGTATCGCCATTCGCTTCATGATAAGAACGGATCATCATTAATCCAGTCCATTCTCCGTGCGCTCCTGCAGCCGGCTGAAGTGTAACTTCATCCATTCCTGTAATCTCAATCAGGTGCTCCTGCAGATCATACATTAATTCCAGCGCACCCTGAACAGAGCTTTCATCCTGCAGCGGGTGTAAGTGGGCAAAACCGTTGAAGCGCGCTACATTCTCATTGATTTTAGGATTATATTTCATTGTGCAGGATCCAAGTGGATAAAATCCCGAATCAACACCATGATTTCGTTTGGAAAGTGCAGTATAGTGGCGCATGATATCAAGTTCTGACACTTCCGGCAGCTCAGGCTCTTCTTCTCGCAGATAGCCCTCAGGAAGAAGCTCGCCCAGGTCAATTTCCGGAATATCCATCTCCGGCAGGCTGTAGCCGATACGGCCTTCTGTGCTTAATTCAAAGATGAGTGGCTGATCTTCCTTATGCATGGTAATCCCCCATTTCTTTAACGAATGCATCGATTTCTTCCTTCGTTCTCAATTCCGTTACAGCAACAAGCATATGATTTTTCAGGTCAGTATAATCTCTGCCCAAATCGTAACCGCCAATAATATCCTTTTCAAGGAGCTTTTGATTTACTTCCTTAACAGGCTTATTCAGTTTGATGACGAATTCATTAAATGAAGGGCCTTCGAATGGGACTTCAAAGCCGGCGGCCTTGAATTGCTGTTTTGCATAATGGGCTTTTTGCATATTGGCAGCAGCCATTTCCTTTACGCCCTTCTTGCCGAGAGCAGTCATCGCTACAGATGCCGCCAGTGCGTTGAGTGCCTGATTGGAACAGATATTGGATGTTGCCTTATCACGGCGTATATGCTGTTCACGCGCCTGAAGGGTAAGCACGAAACCGCGGCGTCCCTGATCGTCTACCGTTTGTCCAACAAGACGTCCCGGCACTTTTCTCATCAGCTTGGATGTTACAGCAAAATATCCGCAATGAGGGCCTCCAAAAGCAGTAGGAATACCAAAAACCTGAGCATCTCCTGCTACGATGTCTGCTCCGAATTTCCCTGGAGGAGTAAGCGCGCCAAGAGCAAGCGGGTTGCTTGAAACAACAAACATGGACTTGTGGGCATGAATAATTTCCTCAAGCTCTTTTAAAGGCTCGACTCTCCCAAAAAAGTTAGGGTACTGTACAATCACAGCTGCGATGTCATCGCCAATCATTTCATTTAGGGCTTCAAGGTCAGTGGTGCCATCTTTATGAGGAATCTCAATCACTTCAATATACTGGCCCTTTGCGTATGTTTTGACTACTTCCTTCGATTCAGGGTGAACTGCGCTTGAGATTAATATTTTCTTCCGGCGTGTGCTGCCTGCGCTTAGCATGGCTGCTTCAGCAAGAGCAGTTCCGCCATCATACATGGATGAGTTGGCAACATCCATTCCTGTTAATTCACAGATCATGGTCTGAAATTCGAAAATTGCCTGCAGCTCTCCCTGGGAAATTTCCGGCTGGTAAGGAGTATAGGCAGTATAAAACTCTGAACGGGATAAAACATGATCGACAATGACCGGCATGTAATGATCATAAACTCCCGCACCAAGGAAAGATGTATTTGTGCGAAGATCAGCATTTTTTTGAGCCATTTTAGTAAGCTCTTTCAGTAAGGCTGTCTCTGATTTCGCCGGCTTGATTTTATATTCGCCCTTAAATCTTACACTCTCGGGAATATCACTGAATAATTCTTCCACAGAACTGACGCCGATTTTCTCAAGCATTGCTTTCTGGTCAGACTCTGTCATCGGTAAATAGCGATGTTTCATCATTTTCTCCCCCCGGTTAGTTCTTTTCTCTTTTGTAAAAAGGTGTTGCTTCAATCTTAGCCTTCAGCCGTTTGCCGCGAATCTCCACTTCCAATTCAGTTCCAAGCTCCGCATGCTCTTTCTTGATAAGAACAAGGCCGATGTTCTTTTTCAATGTCGGAGATTGAGTGCCTGTTGTCACTTCCCCGATCAGCTCTTCTCCCTTATATACAGGATATCCATGGCGCGGAATACCGCGGTCAATCATTTCAATTCCGGCCAGCTTGCGCGGCACTCCGTTTTCTTTTTGGTTCTTAAGCACTTCTTTTCCGATAAAATCCGCTTCTTTATTCACCTTAACAGCAAAGCCGATTCCTGCCTCAAGCGGCGTGATATCAGGTGAGAGCTCCTGGCCATATAGTGCCAGATTGGCTTCGAAGCGAAGGGTATCCCTTGCGCCAAGTCCGCATGGGAGAACGCCTTCTTCTTTGCCTGCTTCAAGAATTTCATTCCATAATGCGGCTGCATCCTTGGCATCACAGTAAACTTCAAATCCGTCTTCTCCTGTATATCCAGTTCTGGATACAAGGGCTTTCTTGCCTTTCAAATCAACATCCTGCTGGAATTTAAAAAATCCGATATCCGACAGATTCGTGCCAGCAAGCTTTTGGAGCACTTTTTCTGCAAGCGGCCCCTGAATCGCCAGCTGTGCCATATCTTCTGAAAGGTTTTTCAATTCCACATTGCCTTCAGCATGGTCCTGCAGCCAGTTGAAATCCTTTTCGATATTGGAAGCATTTACAACCAGCAAATAGTGGTCATCCTCTATTTTATAGACAAGTAAATCATCAACAGTTCCGCCATTTTCATAGCACATGGCCGTATATTGAGCACCTGAGTTCTTTAGTTTGGAAATATCGTTCGTCATCATTTTTTGAAGGTATTTAAGACTGTCCGTCCCCTTCACTTCGATTTCACCCATATGGGATACATCAAAAAGGCCTGCTTTTGTACGGACTGCTTCATGTTCTTCTTTAATGCTTGAAAATTGAACAGGAAGGTCCCAGCCGCCGAAGTCGATGGTTTTTGCTCCGTAATCCTTGTACACCTCAAATAAAGGCGTGCGTTTTAACTGTGACATTTACTCGTCCCCCTTAAATCTCTTGAAATTTGTTTTAGGAACATAAAAAAGGACAGAATATCCCCTCAATTATGAGAAGATCTCTGTCCTTGCACCTGAAAGTTTACCGAAACCGGCTGTCCCCTTGGGTGGCTTATTAAAAAGCACTCTCCAGAGCTGCGTCAAACAAGAGTTCTTTTGCCTGAGAGATTCACAGATTTTGCTTGCTCCTTCGGCGCTACTAATGTAGTCTCTCCCCTTGTTGTCATTCGCATTTATAAAATTTTCCAAGATGGTCATACTTATACCAAACAGAAAAAATTAAGCATCCATTACTTCGGTTCACTAAATGTAATGTGTTAACTTTCAAAACTTTCAAAGCTATTAACATCGTACCACCTAAACAAGGTTTGGGCAATATCTTTATATAGATAAAAGGAGCTGTTTTTATGACAGTGCAAATTGGCTTTGATTCTGCCTGGCAGGATGAATTCTTAAAAAGGATTGATGACGACGGCCCATGGGGAAACTGGGAACTTTATAAACTGGCTGTTGAGGTTGAGAACCATACAACTATTCCTGAATTTGAAGGCTTGCAGGCTCCGAAGCATCTTCCGAACCTTACTCCTCTTCCCCATCAGCTGGAAGTGGCCAAGCAGGTAGTCGAAAGCATGAACGGCAAGGCGATCCTGGCTGATGAGGTCGGTCTTGGAAAAACGATTGAAGCTGGACTGATATTAAAGGAATATATGATCAGGGGACTCGTAAAAAAAGTCCTAATACTCGTTCCAGCTTCCCTCGTTTCCCAGTGGGCCATAGAGCTGAACAGCAAATTTTTTATTCCGGCTGTGGCGCAGCGGAAAAGCTATGTATGGGAACAATGCGACGTTGTGGTATCATCCATCGATACAGCCAAACGCAATCCTCATCGGGACATTATTTACAGCCTTGATTATGACCTGATCATTATAGACGAAGCTCACAAGCTAAAAAATAATAAAACGAGAAACTATGAATTTGTACAAAACCTTAAAAAGAAGTTTTGCCTCCTATTAACAGCAACACCTATTCAAAATCGAATCAGTGAGATTTTCAATCTTGTGTCTCTGCTTAAACCCGGACATCTTGGTAATGAATCAGCTTTTTATGAGAATTATAAAAAAGACTCACGATCTTTAAACGATGATGCACATCTAAAGGAACTCGTAAACAAAGTCATGATCCGCAACCGCAGGGCAGATACCGGGATTGAATGGACCAAACGGCATGTGGAAACCATACCGATTGAATTTTCGCAGGCCGAGCGTGAGCTCTATGAAGCTGTAACAGAGCTGCGGAGTGAAGAAAATTGGGTGGGTTCCAGCCAGTTTTCAGTAATGACCCTGCAAAGAGAGGCATGCTCAAGCAGAGAAGCTGTCTATTTTACGCTTCAGAATATGCTGAAAAGACAGGAGCAGCCTTCAATAGCTTTCCAGGAGCAAATACAATACCTTATTAAAAAGGTTGAAGCGGTCCAGCAAAACTCAAAAGCTCAAAAGGCACTGGAATTAATACAGAAAATAAATGACAAGGTCATAATCTTTACTGAATACAGGGCAACGCAAATGTACCTGCAGTGGTTTTTAAAGCAATATGGGATCACATCGGTTCCGTTCAGGGGTGGATTTAAAAGAGGCAAAAAGGACTGGATGAGGGAGCTTTTCCAAAAGAATGCTCAAGTCCTGATTGCAACAGAAGCGGGAGGAGAAGGAATAAACCTGCAGTTCTGCAATCATATCATTAATTTTGATCTCCCCTGGAACCCAATGCGGCTCGAACAAAGGATTGGGCGCATCCATCGTCTCGGACAGGAAAAGGATGTCATGATTTATAATTTCGCCACAAAAGAAACAGTCGAAGAACACATAATGAAGCTTCTATATGAGAAAATACATCTCTTTGAAAAAGTCATCGGTGATTTAGACGACATTTTAACAAAGCTTGAATTCGGCAGTATTGACGATCATCTTGTTGATATTTTCGGAAAATCGGCTTCAGAAGGTGAAATGAGAATTAAAATGGAGAACTTGACGAGCATGATTCAATTCGCAGAGGATCTGAAAGAAGGTGAACTGAATGCAGCAACAGGAAATTCATAAATTCCTTGAAAGGTATTTTCACGCAAATGGGTGTGAAATAATTGATAGAGGTCCGGGGTATATGACCGTACAGCTGACGATTGATTTGGATAAGGAGTTAATGAATCGTCCCTTTTATTGGCACTATCTCGAAAAAACAGGCGGAATTCCTAACCCGATGCAGCTGACGCTTATTACAAACCAGCAGCTGGCCCCTTCGCATATTAAGGGGGAAGTCATTCATTTTGGCTCCCCAAGGCTTCACCAGATTTTTGATTCGGCCAGGAATCTGGCCGGCTATATCCGATTATATGAAAATCACCGGCAGGCACCCGGAAAGCAGGTGCCGCTAAGACCATGGCTGGGAATGAACATTCGCGTATCCTATCAATGCGACCGAAAACGGGATGTCTTCAAATCCATCGGCCTCCAATTGATAAATGGCCAGATGGTCGAAAGTTTTCATGACAGATTGCTTGGCATGAGCCTTACGCCCAAAATCCCCGACTACTCGTTCACACTGTCTCCGCTTATTATGCCGGGAAGCGGAGTATACAGGGTAGCAAATTTTATTAAAGCCGAAATTGAACAAGAAGATCATATATGGGCTGATGAGGCCCGTAAGCGCTGGCAAAAAGATCTCAGCCTTCTTGAACATTTTTATGAGGAGGCAGAAGAAAAGGGCGAAAGTTATGAAAACGAAAAAACAGCCTTACAGGAGCAATATGAACCAAAGGTTAATATCTCCATCATAAATGGCGGTCTCTTTTATCTGACAGACAGCGCAGTCTAAAAATGCAAAAAACCGGCAATTTAGCCGGTTTTTTGCATAAAAGCTATTTATGTTTCTTTTTTCTCATGCCCAAGTAAAACAGATAAGAAAACATTCCAAACCATCTGAATAAAAACGGCTCTTTCATATCCTTTTTTTCAATACGATGCCGTTTTCGCTCATCTTTTGGCTGATCAATATATTTTACTACTGTCTGTGTAAGATACTTTACATAATCATTGGATTTCATGTTCATACCTGCCTTTTTCCGTACAGAATCGCAAGAGCTGCCTGCTATTTATCATTTACAAGTATGTCCAACGGGTTTTCACTCTAAACAATCGATTATTTCTTGTATAATTTCTGCTTTATCTTTATTAGTTGTATCAATGATCACATGGGCGGTTTCTATATAGAGCGGCATCCTTTTTTCATAAAGTTCGTGGATCAGCCTTTTTTTATCGCCTTTCAGCAGCGGTCGTGAATGATCCTTCTCAATCCGTTTGAAGATTTCTTCAGGAGAAGCATAAAGGAAGAAAACAATTCCTGTTTCTCTAAGCCTTTTTCTGTTTTCAGGATTTATTACAATGCCGCCGCCAGTGGTTATAACTCCCGCTCTGCCATCCATTTCAATTAATATAAGTGATTCAAGGCTTCTGAAGTATCCCTCTCCATGCTGAGCGAAAATATCATTAATATTTTTATTCTCGCGCTTCACTATTTCTTCATCTGTATCAATTACTTCCTGATTTAAGCAGGCTGCCAGCTCTTTTCCTATCGTAGTTTTGCCGGAACCCATGAATCCGATTAAATAAATTGGCTTCATTTTTATCCCCACTCAGTTTTTTTCAATCCATTTTATCATTTTTTGCAGGTCTGTGTCATAGTAAGCATAACCGGAAATTTCTTTATCAGATCCAATTTTTGTTTTGAAGGTAATCTGGATTAAGCTTGTTGCCACTGGAGAAATCTCATAGGAAACTGATCCTTTTTTAAACGAATAAACGCCTGATTCTTCCGGTTCTGCATTTTCACTCAGCATTTTTTCTGTTTTTTTAAAGGAACTCAGCAGGTAGTATTCCTGCATTAGGACGGTTTCCGCCTGATTCACAATCCTTTTCTCGGAAATAAACTGGTCTAATTGAATTGTAAGAAGAAAGAGTGCAGCCAGAATAATTGTTAAAGTAAGAGGATAAGAAAATCCTTCCTGATTACGGTACATCAATTTCCTCCATATCCATTAAGTAATAAAGAAACGCGGAATGCTTCTGATCAAAATGATCCGAAACATTTATTTCAACCCCGCCATTGACAGACGTAAAGGTAATGGCATTTAGTTTTTGAAGGACAATCTCATGGCCCTTCATATCCACTCTCCTCCGCAAGTTAGATCCATATTTTTCATAAAGCACACTTTTCCCGTCTATAGTCAAAACAATTGATCCAGCTGTTATATTTGCAGCATCAGCAAGCCTGATTTCTTTTTTCAGCTGGTTGATAAATACATGCCATTCAAGTCTTTGTGTCCTAGCTTCCATTTTCCAGTCCTGAAAAAGGAAATTTAAGCCCACCGTCAAAAAGGAAACAATCAATAAAAATATTGAAAATGAAAACAGCATTTCAAGCATGGTAAACCCCTTATTACTTAAATACCTCACACTTTTCCTTTGTGTTATCCCGTACATTTTCATACCTTATGCAAACCTCCATAAATCCTTGGTTTTCCTTAAGGAATATTTGATAGACTGTCTGATTTTTTTTTATGGTCTTCCCCTCAGGAAAACTCCCCTCCGATGCAGCCTCCATAAGGCTTTCATAAAGCAGCTGGGTGCTTTCATATTCCTGTTTTACCTCTTCAGAATGCACAAGTGCCTTTATGACGAGGGGAAATATTATTCCCGCTGCAAGCAGCATCCCTGATAAAGACAGCAGGAGCTCAGCCAGAAAAAAACCTTCATTCCTTCTCCACATTAAATCGTCCTCTTCCGATAAAAAATGTTAGTTTGTATTGCTCCCTGTCTGCTTTAATATAGAAGCTTCCAAATTTATTTGTAATTCCGCCAGGTCCATATTGAAAATAAAATGGCATTGTTCCCGGCTTAATCTCAATGATTCCTGAATATTCTCTGCTAAAGATAGGATCAGCCGCAAGCTTTTCCTTAGCGAAATACCTATTCTCCTCTGGAATGATCTGAATAGCTACATCTGTCTGGTGGGTTATGGCATAGTTTTGGGCATAAAGGAGGTCAGATTTTAATTGGGAAAAGAACATTATCTTTTCAAGATAGAAAATATGCGGTTTTAGAAGCAGGGCTGTAACCGAGGCAATAATAAGGAAAATACTGAGAACGAATAGCGACTCTATCAATGTAAAGCCTGCTTTGTTTTTCATCATGACTCTTCAGATTCAACCTTCCCATCTGCAGAAATTGTAATGGCTTTTCCATTTGGGCAAGTCGTGTTATTTTCATTTAGATAATCGTCATCCACTAAATCCTGTATATTCGAAGGAAGTGCTTTTTTATCGATTTCATATGCCTGAACCTGCGCCTGCACCATTTTAACAAACGCATCGCATCCCTTGCTGTTTATTTTTGAATTGTGTTTTGTTACATTGGGAATGGTGATGATTAAGAGCACTGAAATCACCAATAAAACAATCATCATTTCAATAAGCGTGAATCCTCTGTTATTGTTTAACATACGCCATTTCATTAAAATCCCTCCAGTAAATGAAACATAGGCAGCAAAACTGCCAAATACATCGAAACTATTAAAAAACCGATAAACATATATAAAACGGGCTGAAAGATCTTAAGAAGTTTTTCTGTTTTTTCCTCTATTTTGTGCAGACAATGCCTGCTGAAAAACGTTAATTCCTGGTCCAGCCTGCCATTTTTTTGACCATGTCTGATAATATTAGACAGTTCTCTGTCAAAAAACGGAAAACTCACAAGGATGTCTTCCAGCTTATTCCCTTCACGGAGCTTGAGCTTCACGGCTTTGCCGAGGACACTGTAAAAAGGCTGCTTTTCATTTTTCTCAAAAAGACTCAGCGCCTCAGATATAGATAAGCCCCCATTTAAAAGATAACTGAGCTGCACTGCAAAGAAGTGGGTATAGTAAAGGCGAAGAAACTGACCTGCTGCAGGTACTCTAACCAGGATATTTTTTTGATGGATAGGGGAAAGATTTCTGAATCTGGCAAAATAGTATATAAGCAAAGCGACCAAGCCGAAGAGCAGGATAAGGAGAAAAAATGGGAGAAAATCACCAAACAAATAAACGGCTTTCGTAAAGAAATTTGGCTGAAGCTGCATTGAATCGAATAAGGAAGTGAAACGGGGCAACAGGATTTTATCAACGAAAATAAATAAGAATGCGGTAATGAGCATCAGGAAAATCGGATAGGCCAGCAGCTTTTTCAATTTTTCAGTGTCCCTGCCTTTTCGAAGCACCATTTCGCTTCCTTCAAGAAATGCAGAAGCAAGGCCTCCGTGCTGTTCTGCAAAAAAAACATAGCCAATCAGATTTTTATTAAAGTTCATGTTTGAAAGTATTTGATAAAAAGGAAACCCTTCTCTCAATTGAGAGAGGCACTGCCTGATTTCATGTTTTCTTTTTAGCGGCAGCTGATGTACCAGTGACTCCAGGGCTTCAGATAAAGGGTAGCCTCTGGACAAAAGTTCCCCTGTATTCTTCAAAAACAAACCCTGTTCCTGTATGGTCCATTTATGCTTCTCCATCGTCATGCACCCACCTGCTGTACTCTGTATCCTTTATATAGCCTAGAGCAATCCCTTTAGTTATGACTTCCTTCAGTGTTCGATACTTAACATGGCTGCTTTCCCCTCTTGCCTTCTTTATGGAGGCATTGAGCGCCCTTCCTGCGAGCAATTCAAACACACTCGCCCTTTTCCACCTGCCATATCCATAGCAGAATGGGGAGCATTCCTTTTCACAATATGGACAATTCAATTCGACGAGGCGCTGTGCGGTGACTGCCACCAAAGTCTGCTCAATTTCCAGCATGTTCACTCCAAACTCAGCTAAACGGTAAACAGCCCCCTCGGCATCCCGGGTATGCATGGTGCTTAAAACAAGGTGACCGGTGAGAGCTGCTCTAACTGCAATCTTCGCCGTTTCCGCATCCCGGATTTCACCGACCATAATGATATCGGGGTCATGGCGAAGGATTGCTTTTAAGCCTGCAGAATAAGACACGCCCGCTTTCTCATTCACTTGGACTTGAAGAACTAAGTCATTCTCTTTTTCAATGGGATCTTCCAGGGTGATGACATTGCGATGGAACATATGGGAGGTTTCATTCAGAAGGGAATACAAAGTTGTGGTTTTACCGCTGCCGGTCGGGCCAGTGAAAATAATCAAACCATGAGCATGCTTCAGCAGTGCCAGCATTTTTCTTGTCATGTCTGGAAAAAGGCTGAGCTGGTAAAAAGGAATTTGTTCCTGCTGGGGAAGGATTCTGATAACGAGGCTTTCGCTGTGGCTTGATGGGAGGGTTGAAAAGCGCAGGCCAATCATTTGTCCGTCTACTTCAAGTGAGTATGCACCGCTCTGCGGCCTTCTTTTTTCACCAATATCCATCGATGCTGTAAATTTATAATGGGAAATCAATCTGTCACACTCTTCTTTGGGAAGATAAAGCCTTGGGGTCAATTGGCTGCCGAACCTCAGCTGAATGAGTGTGTCTTTTCTTCGGGGAATGATGTGGATGTCGGAAGCATGGCTTCTGACCGCGTCTCTAATAATTC
It encodes the following:
- a CDS encoding lipoate--protein ligase family protein yields the protein MTKEVWRFIDSGEGSPSFNMALDEALLDWNSEGKMPPVIRFYGWNPATLSIGYFQKVEKEIDMEAVKQHGLGFVRRPTGGRGVLHEHELTYSVIVPEAHPDMPSTVTEAYRVISEGILKGFHALGMEAYFAVPKTAEERDSLKNPRSAVCFDAPSWYELVVEGRKVAGSAQTRQKGVILQHGSILLDLDEDKLFSLFKYPNDRVKERMQKAFKNKAVAINELTAENITLEQAKAAFKKGFEEGLDIVLEPYELSEEEMAYVQKIAKERYESDDWNYKR
- a CDS encoding rhodanese-like domain-containing protein, translating into METLYFILIILGAIITYSVITWFYQRRIVKTLTEDQFREGYRKAQLIDVREPNEFENGHILGARNIPLSQMKMRMKELRPDKPVYLYCQSGMRSARAAQFLHRKGYKDLSHLQGGFKKWSGKVKAKK
- the gcvPB gene encoding aminomethyl-transferring glycine dehydrogenase subunit GcvPB, whose product is MHKEDQPLIFELSTEGRIGYSLPEMDIPEIDLGELLPEGYLREEEPELPEVSELDIMRHYTALSKRNHGVDSGFYPLGSCTMKYNPKINENVARFNGFAHLHPLQDESSVQGALELMYDLQEHLIEITGMDEVTLQPAAGAHGEWTGLMMIRSYHEANGDTKRTKVVVPDSAHGTNPASATVAGFETVTVKSDENGLVDLEDLRRVVGEDTAALMLTNPNTLGLFEENILEMAEIVHSAGGKLYYDGANLNAVLSKARPGDMGFDVVHLNLHKTFTGPHGGGGPGSGPVGVKADLIPYLPKPVLVKNGDQYEFDYDRPQSIGRVKPYYGNFGINVRAYTYIRTMGPDGLKAVTENAVLNANYMMRRLEPFFDLPFDRHCKHEFVLSGKRQKKLGVRTLDIAKRLLDFGYHPPTIYFPLNVEECIMIEPTETESKETLDAFVDAMIQIAKEAEENPEIVQEAPHTTVIGRLDETMAARKPVLRYQKQ
- the gcvPA gene encoding aminomethyl-transferring glycine dehydrogenase subunit GcvPA, whose protein sequence is MKHRYLPMTESDQKAMLEKIGVSSVEELFSDIPESVRFKGEYKIKPAKSETALLKELTKMAQKNADLRTNTSFLGAGVYDHYMPVIVDHVLSRSEFYTAYTPYQPEISQGELQAIFEFQTMICELTGMDVANSSMYDGGTALAEAAMLSAGSTRRKKILISSAVHPESKEVVKTYAKGQYIEVIEIPHKDGTTDLEALNEMIGDDIAAVIVQYPNFFGRVEPLKELEEIIHAHKSMFVVSSNPLALGALTPPGKFGADIVAGDAQVFGIPTAFGGPHCGYFAVTSKLMRKVPGRLVGQTVDDQGRRGFVLTLQAREQHIRRDKATSNICSNQALNALAASVAMTALGKKGVKEMAAANMQKAHYAKQQFKAAGFEVPFEGPSFNEFVIKLNKPVKEVNQKLLEKDIIGGYDLGRDYTDLKNHMLVAVTELRTKEEIDAFVKEMGDYHA
- the gcvT gene encoding glycine cleavage system aminomethyltransferase GcvT; the protein is MSQLKRTPLFEVYKDYGAKTIDFGGWDLPVQFSSIKEEHEAVRTKAGLFDVSHMGEIEVKGTDSLKYLQKMMTNDISKLKNSGAQYTAMCYENGGTVDDLLVYKIEDDHYLLVVNASNIEKDFNWLQDHAEGNVELKNLSEDMAQLAIQGPLAEKVLQKLAGTNLSDIGFFKFQQDVDLKGKKALVSRTGYTGEDGFEVYCDAKDAAALWNEILEAGKEEGVLPCGLGARDTLRFEANLALYGQELSPDITPLEAGIGFAVKVNKEADFIGKEVLKNQKENGVPRKLAGIEMIDRGIPRHGYPVYKGEELIGEVTTGTQSPTLKKNIGLVLIKKEHAELGTELEVEIRGKRLKAKIEATPFYKREKN
- a CDS encoding DEAD/DEAH box helicase, with the translated sequence MTVQIGFDSAWQDEFLKRIDDDGPWGNWELYKLAVEVENHTTIPEFEGLQAPKHLPNLTPLPHQLEVAKQVVESMNGKAILADEVGLGKTIEAGLILKEYMIRGLVKKVLILVPASLVSQWAIELNSKFFIPAVAQRKSYVWEQCDVVVSSIDTAKRNPHRDIIYSLDYDLIIIDEAHKLKNNKTRNYEFVQNLKKKFCLLLTATPIQNRISEIFNLVSLLKPGHLGNESAFYENYKKDSRSLNDDAHLKELVNKVMIRNRRADTGIEWTKRHVETIPIEFSQAERELYEAVTELRSEENWVGSSQFSVMTLQREACSSREAVYFTLQNMLKRQEQPSIAFQEQIQYLIKKVEAVQQNSKAQKALELIQKINDKVIIFTEYRATQMYLQWFLKQYGITSVPFRGGFKRGKKDWMRELFQKNAQVLIATEAGGEGINLQFCNHIINFDLPWNPMRLEQRIGRIHRLGQEKDVMIYNFATKETVEEHIMKLLYEKIHLFEKVIGDLDDILTKLEFGSIDDHLVDIFGKSASEGEMRIKMENLTSMIQFAEDLKEGELNAATGNS
- a CDS encoding YqhG family protein, with product MQQQEIHKFLERYFHANGCEIIDRGPGYMTVQLTIDLDKELMNRPFYWHYLEKTGGIPNPMQLTLITNQQLAPSHIKGEVIHFGSPRLHQIFDSARNLAGYIRLYENHRQAPGKQVPLRPWLGMNIRVSYQCDRKRDVFKSIGLQLINGQMVESFHDRLLGMSLTPKIPDYSFTLSPLIMPGSGVYRVANFIKAEIEQEDHIWADEARKRWQKDLSLLEHFYEEAEEKGESYENEKTALQEQYEPKVNISIINGGLFYLTDSAV
- a CDS encoding YqzE family protein yields the protein MKSNDYVKYLTQTVVKYIDQPKDERKRHRIEKKDMKEPFLFRWFGMFSYLFYLGMRKKKHK